In Mangifera indica cultivar Alphonso chromosome 1, CATAS_Mindica_2.1, whole genome shotgun sequence, a single genomic region encodes these proteins:
- the LOC123194033 gene encoding ankyrin repeat-containing protein NPR4-like yields the protein MPYLSKEQLDKIGWDEAMYDAIKNGIVEFVAEAIKLKPDLIWRKDKNGRAIIAHAIIHRQEITFSHVYDSLGENMRIAVTGYDTFANTFPHLAAKLGPQSQLDRISGAALQMQKELEWFEEVSRIARPKYMEEKNENNKTPSELFTEEHAELEREGESWMKNTAASSMVVATLIAAVMFASAFTVPGGNDQQDGTPILLNHKAFLIFVISNALSLFSSSTSLLLF from the exons ATGCCATATTTAAGCAAGGAACAACTTGATAAAATTGGATGGGATGAAGCTATGTACGATGCTATAAAGAATGGAATAGTGGAGTTCGTGGCTGAAGCGATTAAATTGAAACCTGATCTAATATGGAGGAAAGATAAAAACGGAAGAGCAATCATTGCACATGCAATTATTCACCGCCAAGAAATTACTTTTAGCCATGTCTACGATTCTTTAGGTGAAAATATGCGTATAGCAGTTACTGGATATGATACGTTTGCCAATACTTTCCCCCATTTAGCTGCAAAGTTAGGCCCTCAGTCTCAACTTGATCGAATCTCTGGTGCTGCCCTCCAGATGCAAAAAGAACTAGAATGGTTTGAG GAGGTAAGCAGGATTGCACGTCCAAAATACATGGAAGAAAAGAACGAAAACAACAAAACACCAAGCGAGTTGTTCACTGAGGAACATGCAGAATTAGAGAGAGAAGGAGAGAGCTGGATGAAGAACACTGCAGCTTCATCCATGGTTGTGGCAACCCTTATTGCTGCAGTCATGTTCGCATCCGCTTTCACAGTTCCAGGTGGCAACGATCAGCAAGATGGAACCCCAATCCTGTTGAACCACAAGGCATTCTTGATCTTCGTCATTTCAAATGCGTTATCGTTGTTTTCTTCATCAACTTCTTTGCTACTGTTTTAG
- the LOC123212838 gene encoding probable Histone-lysine N-methyltransferase ATXR5 isoform X2 encodes MAPATSSSAEARRFVGSRRRTEAPRGMHSPSPSPPPKKLKSIAEILATARYAVVARGDYSDVICEQCGSGERPDELLLCDKCDKGFHMKCLRPIVVRIPIGSWLCTNCSGQRRVRSFSQRKIIDFFKIQKCKEVKDRCGWSHQDARRRRRRSALVLQKKRRKLLPFIPSEDPAQRLKQMGTLASALTALELEFSNDLTYMPGMAPRSANQAIFENGGMQILSKEDTDTLEQCRAMCKRGECPPLVVVYDSCEGFTVEADGPIKDMTFIAEYIGDVDFLKNREHDDCDSMMTLLLAIDPSKSLVICPDKRGNIARFINGINNHTLEELDSSLCCRVFFLDETIFIS; translated from the exons ATGGCTCCAGCCACTTCCTCGTCAGCGGAGGCTCGGCGGTTCGTCGGCTCGCGGCGGAGGACCGAGGCTCCTCGAGGAATGCATTCGCCGTCACCTTCGCCGCCGCCCAAGAAATTGAAGTCAATAGCTGAAATATTAGCGACGGCCCGCTACGCCGTGGTGGCCCGTGGCGACTACAGCGACGTCATCTGCGAGCAATGCGGCTCAGGCGAGCGTCCTGACGAGCTGCTCCTGTGCGATAAGTGCGATAAAGGCTTCCATATGAAGTGTTTGAGACCGATAGTTGTTAGAATCCCGATTGGATCGTGGCTGTGCACGAATTGCTCCGGCCAGAGACGTGTAAGAA GTTTTTCGCAAAGGAagataattgattttttcaaaattcagaagTGTAAAGAGGTGAAAGACAGATGTGGTTGGTCTCATCAAG ATGCTCGAAGGCGTCGAAGACGATCGGCATTGGTGttacaaaagaaaagaaggaaattaTTGCCATTTATTCCATCAGAAGATCCTGCACAAAGGCTGAAGCAAATGGGCACTCTTGCTTCTGCCTTGACAGCATTGGAATTGGAATTCAGTAATGATCTAACTTATATGCCTGGCATGGCACCTAGATCTGCCAATCaggcaatttttgaaaatggtGGCATGCAG ATTCTTTCCAAAGAAGATACAGACACCTTGGAACAATGTAGAGCAATGTGTAAAAGAGGCGAATGCCCTCCCCTCGTAGTAGTTTATGATTCTTGTGAAGG TTTTACTGTAGAGGCAGATGGCCCAATAAAGGATATGACATTTATTGCTGAATACATTGGCGATGTCGATTTCCTAAAAAACCGGGAGCACGATGATTGTGATAGTATGATGACGCTTCTTTTAGCAATAGATCCATCTAAAAGTCTGGTCATTTGTCCTGATAAGCGTGGAAACATTGCTCGCTTTATCAATGGAATAAACAATCATACTCT GGAAG AATTGGATTCATCACTTTGTTGCAGAGTTTTCTTTTTAGATGAAACTATCTTCATCAGTTAA
- the LOC123212838 gene encoding probable Histone-lysine N-methyltransferase ATXR5 isoform X1: MAPATSSSAEARRFVGSRRRTEAPRGMHSPSPSPPPKKLKSIAEILATARYAVVARGDYSDVICEQCGSGERPDELLLCDKCDKGFHMKCLRPIVVRIPIGSWLCTNCSGQRRVRSFSQRKIIDFFKIQKCKEVKDRCGWSHQDARRRRRRSALVLQKKRRKLLPFIPSEDPAQRLKQMGTLASALTALELEFSNDLTYMPGMAPRSANQAIFENGGMQILSKEDTDTLEQCRAMCKRGECPPLVVVYDSCEGFTVEADGPIKDMTFIAEYIGDVDFLKNREHDDCDSMMTLLLAIDPSKSLVICPDKRGNIARFINGINNHTLEGKKKQNCKCVRYSVNGECRVFLVATRDIARGERLYYDYNGYEHEYPTHHFV; encoded by the exons ATGGCTCCAGCCACTTCCTCGTCAGCGGAGGCTCGGCGGTTCGTCGGCTCGCGGCGGAGGACCGAGGCTCCTCGAGGAATGCATTCGCCGTCACCTTCGCCGCCGCCCAAGAAATTGAAGTCAATAGCTGAAATATTAGCGACGGCCCGCTACGCCGTGGTGGCCCGTGGCGACTACAGCGACGTCATCTGCGAGCAATGCGGCTCAGGCGAGCGTCCTGACGAGCTGCTCCTGTGCGATAAGTGCGATAAAGGCTTCCATATGAAGTGTTTGAGACCGATAGTTGTTAGAATCCCGATTGGATCGTGGCTGTGCACGAATTGCTCCGGCCAGAGACGTGTAAGAA GTTTTTCGCAAAGGAagataattgattttttcaaaattcagaagTGTAAAGAGGTGAAAGACAGATGTGGTTGGTCTCATCAAG ATGCTCGAAGGCGTCGAAGACGATCGGCATTGGTGttacaaaagaaaagaaggaaattaTTGCCATTTATTCCATCAGAAGATCCTGCACAAAGGCTGAAGCAAATGGGCACTCTTGCTTCTGCCTTGACAGCATTGGAATTGGAATTCAGTAATGATCTAACTTATATGCCTGGCATGGCACCTAGATCTGCCAATCaggcaatttttgaaaatggtGGCATGCAG ATTCTTTCCAAAGAAGATACAGACACCTTGGAACAATGTAGAGCAATGTGTAAAAGAGGCGAATGCCCTCCCCTCGTAGTAGTTTATGATTCTTGTGAAGG TTTTACTGTAGAGGCAGATGGCCCAATAAAGGATATGACATTTATTGCTGAATACATTGGCGATGTCGATTTCCTAAAAAACCGGGAGCACGATGATTGTGATAGTATGATGACGCTTCTTTTAGCAATAGATCCATCTAAAAGTCTGGTCATTTGTCCTGATAAGCGTGGAAACATTGCTCGCTTTATCAATGGAATAAACAATCATACTCT GGAAGGTAAGAAGAAGCAAAATTGTAAATGTGTGAGATACAGTGTTAATGGTGAATGCCGAGTCTTTTTGGTTGCTACTCGTGATATTGCTCGGGGGGAGAGGCTATACTATGATTATAATGGCTATGAGCATGAATACCCTACGCATCATTTTGTCTGA